CCGATGCGCGTGACCCGGTCGTCGTCATCTACCGACCATTGCGTGTCGCTGTCGGAGTTCTGCGCCATCGTGCGGAACTTCAGCAGGGTGAACGGTCGCCCGTCCTTCCCGACCCGGGTCTGCTTGAACAGCACGGGTCCGCGATCCTCAGCCTTGACGATGAGCGCGATGATCGTCATGACCGGCAGGGCAAGGACCAACAGGAGTGCCGAGAACGTGGCGTCGAACACCCGCTTGCCGTGACGCGCGAGTCGCCACCCCAACGGCTGCTGGAGAGGAACGAGGGGGAAGCCCCAGAGGTCGTCGGCGTGGGGGTTGGCACGAGCAACGCCGAGTTCGAAGAACCGCGGGAGGATGTGGAACCGAGCAGGGACGTCCCGGCAATCGCGGAGGACGCCGACCATCTCCTCCTCACGGGTGGCGCCGAAGGCGACGATCGCGTGGCGGATCCGGTTGGCCAGGAGGATGACGTCGAGGTTGGTGGTGCGACCGAGAACGGGGAGGGCGAGGTCGTCCCCGTCGTCGACATCGTCGATGAAGCCGACGGGCTCCAGGCCGTACTCCTTGCGTCGCTCGAGGATCCGAGCGACGGCCTGCCCCGTGACGCCGGCGCCTACGATCGCGACCGGTTCGAGGCCGATCCCGCGGGAGCGCAGTGCACGCACCGTCGCCTGTCCTAGTGCGCGAGCCACGAGCGCGGCGCCCGTCGCAGCGAACCCGAGTCGGAGGTACGCCG
The sequence above is drawn from the Actinomycetota bacterium genome and encodes:
- a CDS encoding sugar transferase, producing MAVRSVTPLLEMALVFGVSNLLGLEQIWAAVFAAVSGLVLNIGGAPRLLPRLADTAAGVFGRVAVGALIAGPFMPTLSLPAYLRLGFAATGAALVARALGQATVRALRSRGIGLEPVAIVGAGVTGQAVARILERRKEYGLEPVGFIDDVDDGDDLALPVLGRTTNLDVILLANRIRHAIVAFGATREEEMVGVLRDCRDVPARFHILPRFFELGVARANPHADDLWGFPLVPLQQPLGWRLARHGKRVFDATFSALLLVLALPVMTIIALIVKAEDRGPVLFKQTRVGKDGRPFTLLKFRTMAQNSDSDTQWSVDDDDRVTRIGGFLRPTHLDELPQLINVLRGDMSLVGPRPERPHFVDQFSQEIPRYGDRLRMKAGMTGWAQVHGLWGDTSIEDRARFDNRYIENWSLWYDLVILARTVPTLFGRR